The genomic segment AGCATCCATGAATGAGTAGCTTAGCCTTTTCACAATATTTGCAATGAGAAAAATGGAGAGCATTATTATGaatcagtattttattattactaaatGCTTGTGTAAAGCATTTCAGTAGTAGTTCAAAAGCATTTTGTATAGTAGTTCATTATCCAGTATAGTAAATTGATTTGTGTAAAAAAGTAATGTCTTGAGCAACATGACATATCTGTAATTATTATTACGTGTTTAGAAAATGTAAGATGAGGTAGTCATatgcagaaaaattgaaaaattgccTTCCTATGGTTCAGTCACATTTTTGTACTCTGGCCTTTCTGCTTTCGAAATTAATCCTGTGAGCAAACTGTTTCTACCAGTAGATTTACTGAAgacagaaatattaatttttcctaataTTACACATATATAGCTTTGAATAAAATGTGCCAACAACAAGCATTCATCTTTATTTAAATATCCATgtcacatttttcttcattttaaattccTCAAATAGTTTTGAACCACAGAAATATATAATGTTGGACATAAATGTATATTCTGATCCATAAAgtattttaactttcaaattcaAAACTTGCCATGTTCCATCCCACTGCTTGAACACATATCCTGCTTTGGCATGTTTGTGCACATGTGGGATTCTGGCATGTGCTTCTCTTCATGGGTTTGTCTATACCATGTTGTCCATATATGTACTTGCCTTGTCACATGGTACAGAAAATATGAAATGAGAATAAATCAAATatgaataataacatttattacaAGCAACAAGCCCCAAATTCCTAAAGTGTGCTTCGGTCATCCTAATTCAGATATTACATATTTGGACATGATACATATTTTTCTGGATGATaagcttttgaagaaaaaatggtaTTATCTCAGTAATTTAGGGGCATTATGGGCCTTACAATGAGAATCATTGCATGGTGAACACCTGACAGAAATGAAACTGTGTTACTGTGTATCTTACACATTTACAAGGTGAAGCCAAGGTGAGGTTGCCTTCTCAGCAACTTTCTTAAAGGCATTTTTGACCTCCTTGTTTCTCAGGCTGTAGACCAGGGGGTTCAGCATGGGAATGACCATCGTATAGAACACGGACGCAattttgtctgtgtccatggaatGGCTGGAGCTGGGCTGTAAGTACATGAAGATGATAGTTCCATAGAAGATGGAGACTGCAGTGAGGTGAGAAGCACAGGTGGACAGAGCCTTCTGATATCCCTCAGCTGAGTGCATCTTCAGGATGGTGACAAATATGAACAGGTAGGAAATCAAGATAACCAGGAGAGCAAAAACAATGTTGAAGCTTGCCACAATGACAAGAATCAGCTCACTAATCTGTCTGTCTGAGCAAGAGAGAGTCATGACTGCTAGAACAtcacagaaaaagtgatggaCCACATTGGACTTACAGAAAGAGAGGCTGAATGTTTCCCTAATGTGGAGAGAGGCAATCAGAAAGCCATAGACGTAGGAGCCTATGACCAGACGTGCACACACACCTGTTGTCATGGTGGTGGTGTAATGCAGGGGTTTGCACACTGCTgcatagcggtcataggccatggagGCCAAGAGgtaattttccacagtggccaagGATGCAAAAAAGAACATCTGAGCAGCACAGGCATTGTAGGAGATGACCTTGTCTCCTAGAAGCAACCCAGCCATAACCTTGGGAGTGACAGCTGAAGAGTAACAAAAGTCAACCAAAGACAGGTTactgaggaaaaagtacatgggaGTGTGGAGACGAGAGTCCATGAGAATCAAGATGACCATCCCCAGATTCCCAACAACACTGATGAGGTAGATGAGGGTAAAGATCATGAAGAGAGGGACCTGCAGCTCTGGGGCACTGCTTAGTCCTAGCAGGATGAACTCAGCCACTTCTGTGTTGTTCTCCATGGATGGTGTTTGGGATCACAAGATACCCTATAGCAATGTGCAACAAAGGAACACGCTgattaacaaaacagaaattgAATAGAAATTGGAAGTGAGAGATAAAAAGGTAATAGACagatgtacatttttattatggTGATAATTTTTACTTCACTATTATTCAGATCAAAAGTAtgggtttgaaaacaaaatttaatgcatACATTACCTATACAGTTACTTTTTGTAGAagctctaggatttttatgaatCATCTCCTATCTTCTAAACTTTGTAAGCTTGTAAACTGATTTGTGTAGAAAAGTAATGTCATGAGCAGGATGACACGTCTGGAATGAATACATCTGTCATTTCGATCCTGAGCCTTAGTCAGTGCTTCTTCTACTCCTGTGTTGCTTCAGTGCCAGGGAATGCTCTAGACATTTTATGTCtgtactcatttatttttctcaataactCTCTAAGATCGACTAGTtgttaccttattttattttattttattttatttgaagagaCACAGATTGAATCATAtctaagtttaaaaattattactgcCAAAGCCAAGTACTGTACATAGGCAGAGAGGTCCTTTAGTCCACTGGTCTTAATATAAATCAATTGAATTGAATACAACTTGCAATTACTCTTTGTCTCCATGGGTCCAAACTCAGAGTTTGGGCTTACACAGTTAAATAACTGAGAGCGATGTGCCAGTTGGTGTGCTGGGTAACTGGAGATTTGGGATGTGTACAACCAGCAGAAGTAATTCTGAGGAAAAGACACATAGCATTGGGTGTAGAGCTTGGGCTCTGGGAAGAGGTGCATGTCAGCCCTACCATTTGTCACCCAATAGATTTTGGCTCCAACCTAAGTACCAAACATGATTTTCTCCCTATACAACATGATGGTTGTAATGAGATGAATCTTACaaaattattgtgagaattaaataaaataatgggctaAATGCAATGGGCAAACTGTTGGGTGTGTAGCATCCTGATAAGTATTGTCAGGATGGGATTAAAGCCTCTGTGTTTGAGAAGGATGGGCGATACAATTCAGGGATTTAGGTATGGATGAGATTTGAAATTCTGTAGCCTCTTTCTCTGATTTCCGCTCCCCACACTTGGTTCACTGAGATATTTTGTGTCCTCCAGTATTTCTCTGTCTGTCCATCCTCTGCACCATTCCAGATGAGCCACtcctctgcttcatttctttccattgctTTCATCTCACAGTTGAATTGCAGAGATGGAGGGTTGAAAGTTCCTATTTGTTGGCGGCCTTTTGCCTCCAGGTTTGCTTTGGTTGTGAGATTCATGCTTaaattttttatgtaaatatgttCTTGAGTGAAAACAGTGttctcaatctttttcatctGAATTTGAGGTCTTCAGAAGGACACCCATCGTGCACTAGTCATTATTCTCCACCATTGTCCTAACTTTCAGATCTTCACTGTCCAAGCCCAGCCCCTAAAGTCATGAGGTTTGTAAACCTCTGACAGCCACAACCTCTTCTAGAATATATTTTGTTCTGCAGACAATAATAAAAACTGTgggtatatataattatatttaggtatgtgtacatacatgtgtttaaataaatataacttttcatttaatcctcacaatcatGTTGTAAGTTAGGTGATATTATAATTCTCTCTTGACCACTAAGACGACTGAGGACTTGAAAAGCTATGTAAAGCTCTATAATTGCACAGCTAATATGAAGAAAGATCAAGATTCATGATTTAAATTCATCTGCGACCAAATCAAAAGCCTATACTCTTAGCCACCTCACAGTTTGCTCACGGGattattttcaaacacatttgTACATGTGTTTGTAATATTGTAACAAGGATGAGATTATGGGGAGATTACAATGGATCTTGCTGATTCAATTACAAAACTTCCGTGGTTCAAAGGAAGGGTTTCCACTCTCTTGTGCTCTTATTAAACCTCCAGTGAAAATACAACAGATAGTAAATAAGGTGAATTAAGACTCAATAAGAGTGTTACTTTTTTTGGTTAATCTTTTTTTAGGAAAGCAACATCATGATGTTCCATAAGTATCACTACACTTCTTACTGAAGTTTTGACATTTAAACCCCTGTCTCAACTCagcattttagaagaaaaacattcaaaacatCTGGTTATGTGCTGAAATAACTCATAGTAGGTACAGCTGCCCCGTGGGTGTTGCATAAGTTACAGTTCTCACTAAAAATGTGTATGAAATGTAGACGCTTACCTTGCTCCTGCAATGGAAGGGACAGTCCATCCTGAATAGTGTTTCTGAAACCTGAAATCTCAACATGgaactatatatataaatatatatataatttatatatatacacatacacacacacacacacacacacacacacacggtgatGTTCTCTATCAGGCACTGGTGGAAAGATTCCAAGATCTCTACAACAtgtaaagatggaagaaaacccTAACATGAAGTCAGAAAACTGAGTACAAGTCTTTAATCCACCATTAATTCTTACTTTGGAAgagtctcttctcttctccttaatTCTAAAATAGAGAATAACATTACCCCTCTCATATAGTTTACAGAATTGTTGGTGAATAGCAAATTAAGAAAGCTCTTTAAAACAAAGGGGggctatcattttaaaaatcaatcaatacaatATTCATCTTGAGGTGTTTCCCTGGCTACCATTGCAAGGTTATAGCAAATGCTCAGATCAGGGGTAGAGGAGAGGCCTGCATGCACTAATAATGATTTGCATTCAGATAAGTAAAGAATGGCCATGGtgccttagcacacagtctggtCCCTTTAAAATGA from the Desmodus rotundus isolate HL8 chromosome 5, HLdesRot8A.1, whole genome shotgun sequence genome contains:
- the LOC128781009 gene encoding olfactory receptor 5B2; protein product: MENNTEVAEFILLGLSSAPELQVPLFMIFTLIYLISVVGNLGMVILILMDSRLHTPMYFFLSNLSLVDFCYSSAVTPKVMAGLLLGDKVISYNACAAQMFFFASLATVENYLLASMAYDRYAAVCKPLHYTTTMTTGVCARLVIGSYVYGFLIASLHIRETFSLSFCKSNVVHHFFCDVLAVMTLSCSDRQISELILVIVASFNIVFALLVILISYLFIFVTILKMHSAEGYQKALSTCASHLTAVSIFYGTIIFMYLQPSSSHSMDTDKIASVFYTMVIPMLNPLVYSLRNKEVKNAFKKVAEKATSPWLHLVNV